The Falco cherrug isolate bFalChe1 chromosome 15, bFalChe1.pri, whole genome shotgun sequence genome includes a region encoding these proteins:
- the LOC102049302 gene encoding endothelin receptor type B-like, with product MRKIPPRPEQGRPSSTVRTSGTNFAFQSSMTRVPAPTTLAIFLTCLFSGAQSQTPRAFQESTNPFELLSQEQAYSLVQPSLFQDTRLSNHSETLPRSTSSEPPLLPVCVKPADIRHIFKYINTIVSCTIFIVGIIGNSTLLRIIYKNKCMRNGPNVLIASLALGDLLYILIALPINVYKLLAKDWPFGVQVCKLVPFIQKASVGITVLSLCALSIDRYRAVASWSRIQGIGIPMWKAVEVMLIWAVAIVLAVPEAIAFDMVELSYWERHLWVCMLASEQKSSFMMFYRDVKDWWLFGFYFCLPLVCTGIFYSLMSCEMLSKRNGMRIALNDHMKRRREVAKTVFCLVVIFALCWLPLHLSRILKKTIYDQTDPNRCELLSFLLVMDYFGINMASLNSCINPVALYFVSRKFKNCFQSCLCCWCQRPALSITPTDEKGSVGKWKANGQELGLDQSSSRLSNKYSSS from the exons ATGAGGAAG ATCCCACCAAGACCAGAGCAAGGACGTCCCTCAAGCACGGTGAGGACTTCTGGCACCAACTTTGCCTTTCAATCCTCAATGACAAGAGTCCCAGCTCCCACCACTCTGGCCATTTTCCTGACTTGCCTCTTCTCTGGGGCACAGAGCCAGACCCCAAGGGCTTTTCAGGAGAGCACCAACCCCTTTGAGCTGCTCAGCCAGGAGCAGGCGTACAGCCTGGTCCAGCCAAGCCTGTTCCAGGACACCAGGCTGTCAAACCACTCGGAGACCCTCCCCAGGAGCACCAGCTCTGAGCCGCCCCTGCTGCCCGTGTGCGTGAAGCCTGCGGATATCAGACACATCTTCAAGTACATCAACACCATTGTGTCCTGCACCATCTTCATAGTAGGGATCATCGGGAACTCCACGCTCCTGAGGATCATTTACAAGAACAAGTGCATGAGGAATGGGCCGAATGTCCTCATTGCTAGCTTGGCACTCGGAGACCTCCTCTACATCCTCATTGCTTTGCCCATCAACGTATATAAG CTCTTGGCAAAGGACTGGCCCTTTGGTGTGCAGGTGTGCAAGCTGGTCCCCTTCATCCAGAAAGCCTCAGTGGGCATCACCGTCCTCAGCCTTTGTGCTCTCAGCATCGACAG GTACCGAGCAGTGGCATCCTGGAGTCGGATCCAGGGGATAGGAATCCCCATGTGGAAGGCAGTGGAGGTGATGCTGATCTGGGCAGTGGCCATTGTGCTCGCAGTCCCTGAAGCTATAGCCTTTGACATGGTGGAGCTCAGCTACTGGGAACGACACCTGTGGGTGTGCATGCTTGCCTCCGAACAGAAATCCAGCTTCATGATG TTCTACCGGGATGTGAAGGACTGGTGGCTTTTTGGCTTCTATTTCTGCCTCCCCTTGGTATGCACTGGCATCTTCTACAGCCTCATGTCATGCGAGATGTTGAGCAAGAGAAATGGCATGAGAATTGCTCTGAATGACCACATGAAACGG CGCCGGGAGGTGGCCAAGACCGTGTTCTGCCTCGTGGTGATCTTTGCACTCTGCTGGCTGCCGCTCCACCTCAGCCGCATCCTCAAAAAGACCATCTATGACCAGACGGACCCCAACAGATGTGAACTGCTCAG TTTCCTCCTAGTGATGGATTACTTCGGGATCAACATGGCCTCCCTCAACTCCTGCATCAACCCTGTGGCTCTTTACTTCGTCAGTCGGAAATTCAAGAACTGCTTCCAG tcctgcctgtgctgctggtgccagcGACCTGCTCTGAGCATCACACCGACAGATGAGAAGGGCTCTGTTGGGAAGTGGAAAGCCAACGGGCAGGAGCTTGGGCTGGACCAGAGCAGCTCCCGCTTGAGTAATAAGTACAGCTCTTCCTAA